A section of the Acidobacteriota bacterium genome encodes:
- a CDS encoding diacylglycerol kinase family protein — translation MTYRKATIIYNPMSGRKGKRTEKAKEMVRLLETRGIQAEACATTAPHDATRLAREAIANGANLIISYGGDGTLNEVIQPMVGTDVALAVWAGGTANVVAKDLHLPKNSERLADVIAAGKTRRIALGCASRSQESGVWSRESGVRCPASDAFDNEPGVQKVESDSAIDQQSDLRQPDISNNGLQTPDSKLQTLKRYFFMFAGIGLDASISRGVNAKLKRKTGEFAFWVSGIKHLFAWDAPVFDVQVDGQKYQSAFTLVGKGKGYGGGIKMAKNAKLEQPEFELFILPRHKRNIVYLIDLLKGFLGKPERSSATILCAKRIKVNSDKEIWVELDGELAGTLPMTFEAVPDALSVIVP, via the coding sequence ATGACCTACAGAAAGGCAACGATAATTTACAATCCCATGTCCGGGCGAAAAGGCAAACGAACCGAGAAAGCCAAAGAGATGGTGCGGCTTTTGGAAACGCGCGGCATTCAGGCGGAAGCCTGTGCCACGACCGCGCCGCACGATGCCACGCGCCTTGCCCGCGAAGCGATTGCCAACGGCGCGAACCTCATCATCAGTTATGGCGGCGACGGAACCTTGAACGAAGTGATTCAACCGATGGTCGGCACCGATGTCGCGCTTGCGGTATGGGCAGGTGGCACGGCAAATGTCGTAGCGAAAGATTTACATCTGCCGAAAAACAGCGAACGTCTTGCGGATGTCATCGCCGCCGGAAAGACCAGACGCATCGCTTTAGGGTGCGCTTCGCGCAGTCAGGAGTCAGGAGTCTGGAGTCGAGAGTCTGGTGTTCGGTGTCCGGCGTCCGATGCCTTTGACAATGAACCTGGTGTGCAAAAAGTCGAATCCGATTCGGCGATTGACCAGCAAAGCGATTTACGGCAACCAGATATTTCAAACAACGGACTCCAGACTCCAGACTCCAAACTCCAGACTCTTAAAAGATATTTTTTCATGTTCGCGGGTATCGGGCTTGATGCTTCGATTTCGCGGGGCGTGAATGCGAAACTTAAACGCAAGACCGGTGAATTTGCCTTCTGGGTGTCCGGCATTAAGCATCTCTTTGCCTGGGATGCCCCGGTATTCGATGTTCAGGTTGATGGTCAAAAATATCAGAGCGCCTTTACCCTGGTCGGCAAAGGTAAAGGATATGGCGGCGGCATCAAAATGGCGAAGAACGCCAAACTCGAACAGCCCGAATTTGAACTGTTCATCTTGCCGCGCCACAAAAGAAACATTGTTTATTTGATTGATTTATTGAAAGGCTTTTTAGGCAAGCCCGAACGTTCGAGCGCAACCATTCTTTGCGCCAAACGCATCAAGGTCAATTCCGATAAGGAAATTTGGGTTGAGCTTGATGGCGAACTCGCGGGCACCTTGCCGATGACCTTTGAAGCCGTGCCTGATGCGTTATCGGTTATCGTGCCGTGA
- a CDS encoding thioesterase family protein codes for MKTDFKFHHSYRVIFADTDLQGIVFNGNYMTYYDIAWTEYFRAMGYNYQSLLETTGVDTVLARTTIEFKAPARFDDMLEIYTRIARIGAKSLTFEFEIYQAGEDRLLSTATSIYVCVDPKTLASVVVPDAMRKMIAEFEGSALLSV; via the coding sequence ATGAAAACGGACTTCAAATTTCATCACTCCTACCGCGTGATTTTTGCCGATACCGATTTGCAGGGCATCGTTTTTAACGGCAATTACATGACCTATTACGACATCGCCTGGACGGAATACTTTCGGGCGATGGGCTATAACTATCAATCGCTTCTGGAAACCACCGGCGTCGATACGGTGCTCGCCAGAACCACTATTGAATTTAAAGCGCCCGCGCGATTCGATGATATGCTGGAAATCTATACCCGCATCGCGAGAATCGGCGCCAAAAGCCTCACCTTTGAATTTGAAATTTACCAGGCAGGCGAAGACCGACTCCTCAGCACAGCGACTTCGATTTATGTTTGCGTAGACCCGAAAACCCTCGCCTCAGTTGTCGTCCCCGATGCCATGCGAAAAATGATTGCTGAATTTGAAGGCAGCGCCTTGTTAAGCGTTTAA
- the atpD gene encoding F0F1 ATP synthase subunit beta produces the protein MANEGKVIQVIGPVVDVEFDEAALPPIYQALRVVSEGFEVPEPINIVVEIEQHLGEGRCRCVSMLPTEGIVRGMKAVDTGGPITVPVGPATLGRVLNVIGEPVDQLGAVTSDKHYPIHRHAPAFAEQSTNLEMFATGIKVIDLIQPFLRGGKIGLFGGAGVGKTVLIMELINNVAKKSGGYSVFGGVGERTREGNDLIREFVESRVIDFGDEFQEHFEKTGEFNLSKVDMKAVGSSKAALVYGQMTEPPGARLRVALTALTVAEYFRDEVGTDVLLFIDNIFRFTQAGSEVSALLGRMPSAVGYQPTLATEMGELQERITSTKRGAVTSVQAIYVPADDYTDPAPATTFAHLDAVTALSRQIAELGIYPAVDPLASNSRILDPRIVGDDHYNTAQDVKRILQRYKDLQDIIAILGIDELSEDDKLAVSRARKVQRFLSQPFHVAEQFTGIPGKFVTIDETIRGFREIIDGKHDDIPEQAFFLKGGIDEVVEAAKAMQ, from the coding sequence ATGGCAAACGAGGGCAAAGTGATACAGGTCATCGGGCCTGTTGTGGACGTTGAATTCGATGAAGCAGCGTTACCCCCGATTTATCAAGCTCTGAGAGTCGTCAGTGAAGGTTTTGAGGTTCCCGAACCCATCAACATCGTCGTTGAAATCGAACAACACCTCGGCGAAGGCCGTTGTCGTTGCGTTTCGATGCTACCCACGGAAGGCATCGTGCGCGGCATGAAAGCTGTAGATACCGGCGGACCCATCACCGTTCCTGTCGGACCGGCAACACTTGGTCGCGTACTCAACGTCATTGGCGAACCGGTTGACCAACTTGGCGCGGTGACTTCCGATAAACACTACCCCATTCATCGTCACGCGCCGGCATTTGCCGAACAGTCAACCAACCTCGAAATGTTTGCCACCGGCATTAAAGTCATTGACCTGATTCAACCGTTTTTGCGCGGCGGCAAAATCGGTTTATTTGGCGGCGCAGGCGTCGGCAAAACCGTGTTGATTATGGAACTCATCAACAACGTCGCCAAAAAAAGCGGCGGTTATTCGGTGTTCGGCGGCGTCGGTGAACGCACACGCGAAGGCAATGACCTGATTCGCGAATTCGTCGAATCCCGGGTGATCGATTTCGGCGATGAATTCCAGGAGCATTTTGAAAAGACCGGCGAATTCAATTTAAGCAAAGTCGATATGAAAGCGGTCGGCAGTTCCAAAGCCGCGCTGGTTTATGGACAGATGACCGAACCGCCCGGCGCGCGCCTGCGCGTGGCGCTCACGGCACTCACGGTTGCCGAATATTTCCGCGACGAAGTCGGAACCGACGTGCTCCTCTTCATCGACAACATTTTCCGGTTCACCCAAGCCGGTTCCGAAGTGTCGGCATTGCTTGGTCGTATGCCTTCGGCGGTCGGCTATCAACCGACGCTGGCTACGGAGATGGGCGAATTGCAGGAACGCATCACCTCAACCAAACGCGGCGCGGTCACTTCCGTGCAGGCGATTTACGTCCCTGCGGACGATTACACTGACCCCGCGCCGGCGACCACCTTCGCGCACCTCGACGCAGTCACGGCGCTTTCGCGTCAGATTGCCGAGTTAGGGATTTATCCGGCGGTTGACCCGCTTGCCTCAAACTCGCGCATTCTTGATCCACGCATCGTCGGTGATGACCACTACAACACCGCGCAGGATGTCAAACGCATCTTGCAACGTTACAAAGACCTGCAAGACATCATCGCCATTCTCGGTATCGATGAGCTTTCCGAAGACGACAAACTGGCGGTGTCGCGTGCCCGCAAAGTGCAACGCTTCCTGTCGCAACCTTTCCACGTTGCCGAACAGTTCACCGGCATTCCGGGCAAATTTGTCACCATTGATGAGACCATTCGTGGTTTCCGCGAAATCATCGATGGTAAACACGACGATATTCCCGAACAGGCGTTCTTCCTCAAAGGCGGTATTGATGAAGTTGTTGAAGCCGCCAAAGCGATGCAATAA
- a CDS encoding dipeptide ABC transporter ATP-binding protein yields the protein MNELLTVENLVKHYPIRKGIIPQTIGVVRAVDGISFSIERGRTLGLVGESGCGKTTAGRTILRLIEPTSGRVVFDGQEVFNLNASELRKLRRDMQIIFQDPYGSLNPRMTVGSMLEEPLLAHGIESSLVNDKRDASSSVASANGTSNKQSAKQQVAELLQLVGLRPEYANRYPHEFSGGQRQRIGIARALTLQPKFIVCDEAVSALDVSIQAQILNLLRELQQKFNLTYLFIAHDLAVVKHISDQVAVMYLGEIVEEADTDEIYARPLHPYTQALLAAIPIAKPRAKREREKLRGDVPTPINPPAGCRFHTRCPIATDECKTAKPPLVEIYKGHRVACIHTDISAGRIS from the coding sequence ATGAATGAACTGCTCACGGTTGAAAATCTCGTCAAACACTATCCGATTCGCAAAGGCATCATTCCACAAACCATCGGCGTGGTGCGCGCCGTTGATGGCATTTCGTTTTCCATCGAACGCGGACGAACGCTTGGACTCGTCGGCGAATCGGGTTGCGGCAAGACCACTGCGGGACGGACGATTTTACGATTGATTGAGCCAACCTCGGGGCGCGTGGTTTTCGATGGGCAGGAAGTTTTTAATTTAAATGCCAGTGAGTTGCGCAAACTCCGGCGCGACATGCAGATTATCTTTCAAGACCCGTATGGCTCTCTAAATCCGCGCATGACGGTTGGCAGTATGCTTGAAGAACCCTTGTTGGCGCATGGCATCGAATCGAGTTTGGTGAATGACAAACGTGATGCAAGTTCATCCGTCGCATCAGCAAATGGAACATCGAATAAACAATCGGCGAAACAGCAGGTCGCGGAACTTTTGCAACTCGTGGGACTCAGACCGGAATACGCCAATCGCTATCCACATGAATTTTCCGGCGGGCAACGCCAACGCATCGGCATCGCGCGCGCTTTGACGCTGCAACCGAAATTCATTGTTTGTGACGAAGCGGTGTCGGCGCTCGACGTTTCCATTCAAGCGCAGATTTTAAATCTGCTTCGTGAACTACAACAGAAATTCAACCTCACCTATCTGTTCATCGCCCATGACCTTGCCGTCGTTAAACATATTTCAGACCAGGTGGCGGTGATGTATCTCGGTGAAATTGTCGAAGAGGCTGATACCGATGAAATTTATGCGCGCCCGCTACACCCTTACACCCAGGCTTTGCTCGCGGCAATTCCGATTGCTAAACCGAGAGCCAAACGCGAGCGCGAAAAATTGCGGGGCGATGTGCCGACGCCAATCAACCCGCCCGCAGGTTGTCGTTTTCACACGCGCTGCCCGATTGCCACAGACGAATGCAAAACCGCGAAACCACCGCTTGTTGAAATTTACAAAGGTCATCGCGTCGCCTGCATTCACACAGATATATCGGCGGGAAGAATTTCGTAG
- a CDS encoding SDR family NAD(P)-dependent oxidoreductase translates to MNETGRFASYPSLKDKVVLVTGGGSGIGAAIVEHFVLQGAKVAFLDIAAEDANALVSDLASRCALPPIFLQCDVTDIAALQNAIKQVTTRLGNVNVLVNNAASDDRHNFAEVTEAYWDNRLAVNLRHQFFAIQTVAPMMMAAGGGSIINLSSIAWKIPSTGLPVYVTAKAAIVGLTRAMAKELGAANIRVNCVLPGAIFTERQKRLWMTEDYVAEIMNAQCLKRQLLPEDVARLVLFLAADDSSAITNQSYVIDGGWV, encoded by the coding sequence ATGAATGAAACCGGGCGTTTTGCCAGTTATCCAAGTCTCAAAGATAAAGTTGTACTGGTGACCGGCGGCGGTTCAGGTATCGGCGCTGCAATCGTCGAACATTTCGTTTTGCAAGGCGCAAAGGTCGCGTTTCTCGATATTGCCGCTGAAGACGCCAACGCGCTGGTCAGTGATTTAGCTTCGCGCTGCGCCCTTCCGCCAATATTTTTGCAATGTGATGTGACAGACATTGCTGCTTTACAGAATGCGATAAAACAAGTCACCACGCGGCTGGGCAATGTCAACGTGCTGGTAAACAATGCCGCAAGCGATGACCGTCACAATTTCGCGGAAGTGACCGAAGCTTACTGGGATAATCGCCTCGCGGTAAATTTGCGCCATCAGTTTTTCGCCATTCAAACGGTCGCGCCGATGATGATGGCAGCGGGCGGCGGTTCGATTATCAACCTGAGTTCGATTGCCTGGAAAATTCCTTCAACCGGATTGCCGGTTTATGTGACCGCGAAAGCCGCGATTGTCGGACTCACGCGCGCGATGGCAAAAGAGTTGGGCGCAGCCAACATTCGCGTCAATTGCGTTTTGCCCGGGGCGATTTTCACTGAGCGGCAGAAGCGTTTATGGATGACCGAAGACTATGTAGCCGAAATCATGAATGCCCAATGCTTGAAGCGCCAACTCCTGCCCGAAGATGTTGCAAGGCTTGTGTTGTTTCTTGCTGCTGATGACAGCTCGGCGATTACCAATCAAAGTTATGTAATTGACGGCGGCTGGGTGTGA
- a CDS encoding tetratricopeptide repeat protein, with amino-acid sequence MRSLLLFILILTLPALSLAQSTPVQAAVEPNAGAATASAASTAAEFDRLRFSGNDAVYNMDYKFAANTFQQMVKLIPDHPAGYIYLANNMWLEWLNANRRLSTSLYSGGSFYNQDAEEDKFDPKRDKEFQDLIKKAIEVAKARLAANPKDVEALYYQGAAQGLRAAYTVTVKRSFRKAIGDANGSVKIQKQVVKLDPNYTDAYLSIGVYEYTVDNLSFFWRTLARVVGIRGSKKKGIEYLESVTQKGKFTADDARVVLIGVYSREKQPEKSLELISYLSKKYPRNYLFGIERATMLYQRNRGAEGAQVFSELLKDERTASLVTDLINYQWAESLMKTGETAAAVDHYKEVIKWAKSEKSLVSQAHLRLGQALDTLGKRDEAVAQYQTVLKRENIFDSHKQAKAYIEKPFVDEAAKRKS; translated from the coding sequence ATGCGTTCCCTGCTTTTATTTATTCTCATTCTCACTCTTCCGGCTTTGAGCCTTGCTCAATCAACCCCTGTGCAGGCTGCTGTGGAACCGAATGCGGGAGCGGCGACTGCGTCGGCTGCATCAACCGCTGCCGAATTTGATCGCCTGCGATTTTCGGGTAACGATGCGGTTTACAATATGGATTACAAGTTTGCCGCAAACACCTTTCAACAGATGGTCAAACTCATACCTGACCACCCTGCCGGATATATTTATCTCGCCAACAATATGTGGTTGGAATGGTTGAATGCCAACCGGCGATTGAGCACCTCGCTTTATTCGGGCGGCTCTTTTTACAATCAGGACGCCGAGGAGGATAAATTCGACCCCAAACGCGATAAAGAATTCCAGGATTTAATCAAGAAAGCCATTGAGGTCGCAAAAGCGCGGCTCGCTGCCAATCCTAAAGATGTCGAGGCGCTCTATTATCAAGGTGCGGCGCAAGGGCTGCGCGCCGCTTATACGGTTACGGTCAAGCGCAGTTTTCGTAAAGCCATCGGTGATGCCAATGGTTCCGTGAAAATTCAAAAGCAGGTCGTCAAACTCGACCCCAATTACACGGACGCTTATCTGAGCATAGGGGTTTATGAGTACACGGTTGATAATCTGTCATTTTTCTGGCGGACGCTGGCGCGCGTCGTCGGCATTCGCGGCTCCAAGAAAAAAGGTATCGAATATCTGGAATCGGTCACGCAGAAAGGCAAATTCACCGCCGATGATGCGCGGGTGGTTTTAATCGGAGTTTACAGTCGCGAAAAACAACCGGAAAAATCGCTGGAGTTGATTAGTTATTTATCAAAGAAATATCCCCGCAATTATCTCTTCGGTATTGAACGCGCCACCATGCTCTATCAACGAAATCGCGGCGCGGAAGGCGCGCAGGTCTTTTCCGAATTGCTCAAAGATGAGCGCACGGCTTCACTGGTAACCGATTTGATTAATTATCAATGGGCGGAATCATTGATGAAAACCGGCGAAACTGCCGCCGCCGTTGACCATTACAAAGAGGTGATTAAATGGGCGAAATCCGAAAAATCGCTGGTCTCGCAAGCGCATCTGCGGTTGGGGCAGGCACTCGACACGCTCGGCAAACGCGATGAAGCGGTTGCTCAGTATCAAACCGTTTTAAAACGCGAAAATATTTTCGATTCGCATAAACAGGCAAAAGCCTATATCGAGAAACCTTTTGTTGATGAAGCCGCGAAGCGCAAAAGTTGA
- the atpC gene encoding ATP synthase F1 subunit epsilon encodes MIRLEVVTPERKVFDEDIDSVEVPGLDGELGILPGHTELVSMLKPAGLLIYHKGDHAGKMVISGGYVEVGPKLVTVLADSAVTPEEIDLAQAIAEREHAEKLLQQAMTDTSQHNLDEALAKLERANLEKQLAEAK; translated from the coding sequence ATGATACGTCTTGAAGTGGTAACGCCGGAGCGTAAGGTTTTCGATGAAGATATTGACAGTGTGGAAGTGCCGGGGCTTGATGGCGAACTCGGCATTCTGCCCGGACATACGGAACTGGTGTCGATGCTCAAACCCGCAGGGCTGTTGATCTATCACAAAGGCGATCATGCCGGAAAGATGGTCATTAGCGGCGGCTATGTCGAAGTTGGACCAAAACTCGTCACCGTGCTTGCCGATTCAGCCGTAACCCCCGAAGAGATTGATTTGGCGCAAGCGATTGCCGAACGCGAACACGCCGAAAAACTGTTGCAACAGGCGATGACCGATACCTCGCAACACAACCTTGATGAAGCCCTGGCGAAACTCGAACGCGCCAACCTCGAAAAACAACTGGCTGAAGCAAAATAA
- a CDS encoding alpha/beta fold hydrolase: MNEDNKEINQTPITESTAASWLPKIDREHASRWLKLAGLFAAGAAGSLTLLVGAASFPLSGLLVRPKMKRVAQLKSHRLREFIKYAGIEYEDVQMPSFDGTQLHGWWFESGKDAATVIVIHGVRKNRTDVLRAALALHHAGFNALVFDGRGHGNSEGYYVTYGFNERRDVESVIDWLANHKAIDKTRIGLVGESMGAAIALQVAAANDWIGCVWADSPFASLRRISHEFIQSATRLPNVVLHPVMWTARQWANYRGSFDIEAIEPVALAPQIKCPVYLVHGTGDELIAVRHSQEIYEALTIEKELWIVDGVRHAKAARHAKHDYRERLLKFFKTKLAKSE; the protein is encoded by the coding sequence ATGAACGAAGATAACAAAGAGATAAACCAGACCCCGATTACTGAATCAACGGCAGCGAGCTGGCTTCCCAAAATAGATAGAGAACATGCTTCGCGCTGGCTGAAACTTGCGGGGTTGTTTGCCGCAGGCGCAGCCGGGTCGTTGACCTTGCTGGTGGGCGCGGCAAGTTTCCCGCTTTCAGGGTTGCTGGTTCGACCCAAAATGAAGCGCGTCGCGCAACTCAAAAGTCACCGCCTGCGCGAGTTTATCAAATACGCGGGGATTGAGTATGAAGATGTCCAGATGCCTTCATTCGATGGAACGCAACTGCATGGTTGGTGGTTTGAAAGCGGAAAAGATGCAGCCACGGTCATCGTGATTCACGGCGTCAGAAAAAACCGCACGGATGTTTTACGCGCCGCCCTGGCATTGCACCACGCGGGATTTAATGCGCTGGTGTTTGACGGACGCGGGCACGGCAACAGCGAAGGTTACTATGTGACCTACGGGTTTAACGAACGCCGCGATGTTGAATCGGTGATTGACTGGTTGGCGAACCATAAAGCGATTGATAAAACCCGCATCGGGCTGGTAGGCGAATCGATGGGCGCGGCGATTGCTTTGCAGGTAGCCGCGGCGAACGATTGGATTGGCTGTGTGTGGGCAGATAGCCCGTTTGCGTCGCTCAGACGCATCTCGCACGAATTTATTCAAAGCGCCACACGTTTGCCGAATGTGGTTTTACATCCGGTGATGTGGACGGCGAGACAATGGGCGAATTATCGCGGCAGTTTCGACATCGAAGCCATCGAACCCGTCGCCCTTGCGCCGCAAATCAAATGCCCAGTCTATCTGGTTCACGGAACCGGCGACGAGTTAATCGCGGTCAGACATTCCCAGGAAATTTACGAGGCACTGACGATTGAAAAAGAGTTATGGATAGTCGATGGTGTGCGCCATGCGAAAGCCGCGCGCCATGCCAAACACGATTATCGCGAACGCCTGCTTAAATTTTTCAAAACCAAACTGGCAAAAAGCGAATGA
- a CDS encoding alpha/beta hydrolase-fold protein, with product MNKFLLVSFALLVTVFAFLAVSHFNEPIYANENAPSAIARLPVEYALLATDSQSSSLKFEVTVAAGLLDKPQNGRLFMVLGKFAQPEPRLLIGRTGMESAPVFARDVENFATGKPGVIDNSCVAFPIESLAKLPAGDYFIQALFDINNDLKSVNAPHNLYSMVQRATIDPTKGGTIKIELTQKIPEEQLPADSDSVKFVKIKSALLSKFHGRPIYLRAGIILPKDFAKEPSRQYPLRVHIGGYGSRFTGVQRMMSPGSEFFSAWNDDSTPKMIVLHLDGDGPFGDCYQVNSANNGPYGDAVTQELIPFVEQKFRGIGEPYARVLDGGSTGGWVSFALQVFYPDFFNGTWSYCPDGVDFRGFQLVNIYRDKNAYVNQYGFERPSAREINGETRFTIRHECQMENVLGAGDSWAMSGEQWGAWNATYGPRGADGRPRPLWHPKTGEIDASVVEHWKKYDLRLVLQTNWTTLAPKLKGKINIWVGEADNYFLNNAVHMLDEHFTQAKPSIEARIFYGAGKGHCWLGLTQRQMIDEMAARIEKSRSNH from the coding sequence ATGAATAAATTTCTATTGGTTAGCTTCGCCTTACTGGTTACGGTTTTCGCTTTTTTAGCGGTCAGCCATTTCAATGAACCGATTTACGCGAATGAAAATGCGCCATCGGCAATTGCGCGCCTGCCCGTCGAATACGCTTTGTTGGCTACAGACTCGCAAAGCTCAAGTTTGAAATTTGAAGTGACGGTTGCCGCCGGATTACTCGACAAACCACAAAACGGCAGACTGTTTATGGTTCTCGGAAAATTCGCGCAACCCGAACCGCGCCTGTTGATTGGGCGCACCGGCATGGAATCCGCGCCGGTTTTCGCGCGCGACGTGGAAAATTTTGCAACCGGCAAACCTGGCGTCATTGATAATTCCTGTGTCGCATTTCCGATTGAAAGCCTAGCGAAATTACCGGCGGGCGACTATTTCATTCAAGCGCTTTTCGATATCAACAACGATTTAAAATCGGTGAACGCGCCGCATAATCTTTACAGCATGGTGCAACGCGCCACCATTGACCCGACAAAAGGCGGCACCATAAAAATCGAACTCACGCAAAAAATACCCGAAGAACAATTGCCTGCCGACAGCGACTCGGTCAAATTCGTCAAAATCAAATCCGCATTGCTCAGTAAATTTCATGGGCGTCCGATTTATCTGCGCGCCGGAATCATCTTGCCCAAAGATTTCGCCAAAGAGCCGTCGCGCCAATACCCTTTGCGGGTGCACATCGGCGGTTACGGTTCGCGCTTTACAGGCGTACAGCGCATGATGTCGCCGGGTTCGGAATTTTTCAGCGCCTGGAATGACGACAGTACACCGAAAATGATTGTGTTGCACCTGGACGGCGATGGCCCGTTTGGTGACTGCTATCAAGTCAACTCGGCAAATAACGGTCCCTACGGGGATGCCGTCACGCAGGAATTGATTCCTTTTGTTGAACAGAAATTTCGCGGCATCGGTGAACCTTACGCGCGGGTATTGGATGGCGGTTCGACGGGCGGTTGGGTATCGTTTGCCTTGCAGGTTTTCTATCCCGATTTCTTTAATGGCACCTGGTCATACTGTCCCGATGGCGTGGATTTTCGCGGCTTTCAACTCGTCAACATCTACCGCGATAAAAATGCTTATGTGAATCAATACGGCTTTGAACGCCCAAGCGCCAGAGAGATAAACGGCGAAACCCGCTTCACGATTCGCCACGAATGCCAGATGGAAAATGTCTTGGGCGCGGGCGACAGTTGGGCAATGTCAGGCGAACAATGGGGCGCCTGGAATGCGACCTATGGGCCGCGCGGCGCGGATGGTCGCCCGCGTCCGCTCTGGCATCCCAAGACCGGCGAGATTGATGCGAGCGTCGTCGAACATTGGAAAAAATATGATTTGCGACTGGTGTTGCAAACCAACTGGACGACGCTTGCGCCGAAATTAAAAGGCAAAATCAATATCTGGGTTGGCGAAGCCGATAATTATTTTTTGAATAACGCCGTGCATATGCTGGATGAACATTTCACGCAAGCTAAACCGTCAATCGAAGCGCGAATTTTTTACGGCGCGGGTAAAGGTCATTGTTGGCTCGGACTCACCCAAAGACAGATGATTGATGAAATGGCGGCGCGCATTGAGAAGTCGCGAAGCAATCATTAA